One stretch of Roseimicrobium sp. ORNL1 DNA includes these proteins:
- a CDS encoding AAA family ATPase, whose product MISSISVRNFKSVKDVTLGLGRVNVLIGANGCGKSNILEAILMLGAGIAKKADRVNLVARGMRETEPFKYLSMFPLETDDSSDVIAEITATISESKTDFGVRVIPNPKGNELIVTEHWPLFDSVEPSGFLSQLAPQIEDSLAQIDDENVKKNVRRVLPKLLTSFALSEFVTGHQGTESQMRTGLEKLAKLKAKFSEQLSDFMIYAPDYATLRVFEEEGQVLPMGPRGQGLFGLFQKILRERKDEFKKSLLDFLNVLDWVQDVKIPEDLGHGERTLSFQDKYMYDSVWIDQRTSNEGLLFLLFYFLLFTSFNTPKFFAIDNVDASFNPKLATELMRQLVELAAKHDKQVIITTHNPALLDGLNLHDENQRLYAISRGESGATEIERVRPPKAVQGKSLPPKLSEAFLNGLLGGLPKNF is encoded by the coding sequence ATGATCTCTTCTATTTCAGTCAGAAATTTCAAGTCGGTAAAGGATGTCACCCTTGGCTTAGGAAGGGTGAACGTCCTCATTGGAGCGAACGGCTGCGGCAAAAGTAATATTCTTGAAGCGATCTTAATGCTCGGGGCAGGGATTGCTAAAAAGGCCGACCGCGTCAATTTGGTTGCACGAGGAATGCGGGAGACAGAGCCATTCAAGTATTTATCGATGTTTCCGTTGGAAACCGATGATTCATCTGACGTGATCGCCGAAATTACGGCCACGATTTCGGAAAGTAAAACCGATTTCGGGGTTCGAGTTATTCCCAATCCAAAGGGCAACGAACTCATCGTAACCGAACATTGGCCACTATTTGACAGTGTCGAACCAAGCGGATTCTTATCACAACTCGCCCCCCAGATCGAGGATTCTTTAGCTCAAATAGACGATGAGAATGTGAAAAAAAATGTAAGGCGCGTGCTTCCCAAGCTTCTCACTTCGTTTGCGCTTTCCGAATTTGTTACAGGTCATCAAGGAACAGAGAGCCAGATGCGTACCGGCTTGGAAAAGCTGGCAAAGCTCAAGGCGAAATTTTCCGAGCAACTGTCGGATTTCATGATTTATGCCCCCGACTATGCAACCCTTAGGGTCTTTGAAGAGGAGGGACAAGTTCTCCCAATGGGTCCTCGTGGGCAAGGCCTGTTCGGGCTGTTTCAAAAAATTCTTCGCGAGCGAAAGGACGAGTTTAAGAAAAGTTTGTTAGATTTTCTGAATGTTCTCGATTGGGTTCAAGACGTCAAAATTCCTGAAGACTTAGGGCACGGGGAGCGCACACTGTCTTTTCAGGATAAGTATATGTATGACAGTGTCTGGATTGATCAGAGGACAAGCAATGAAGGCCTTTTGTTCCTACTCTTTTATTTCCTACTTTTTACGAGCTTCAACACGCCGAAATTCTTTGCCATCGATAACGTGGACGCTTCTTTCAATCCCAAATTGGCGACAGAACTTATGCGGCAACTGGTCGAACTTGCCGCAAAGCACGATAAGCAGGTCATAATTACAACACACAATCCTGCTCTGTTGGATGGACTCAATCTTCATGATGAGAACCAGCGGCTGTACGCCATTTCCCGGGGCGAATCGGGAGCCACCGAAATTGAAAGAGTGCGCCCGCCGAAGGCAGTTCAAGGCAAGAGTCTCCCACCAAAATTGTCTGAGGCATTTTTGAATGGTCTCTTGGGAGGGCTTCCGAAAAATTTTTAA
- a CDS encoding sugar phosphate isomerase/epimerase family protein, producing MAKIEFGSQVYTWFMQGTGSAYDNKLDHMIKVAAESGFTSIEPMVLEPFPTYWLGDFKDPAKLKDTLAKHNMKLAGLALVCGWNGEKENDAERAAADYAIATLKHFPGAKLGTVPLPSNRKNLQERRMNLAKNVNAVSRRAVDAGLVCSFHPNSPPSSVVRTQDDYDVVLNSIDPTVTGWTPDVGHIIRGGMDVIETMTKWGHLVNHIHYKDFSGNGPEPWAQMGTGKLDFHKITEWLTLRNYEGWIVCEDECHDAIGDPDGVTRQNGEWCKENLLPLVG from the coding sequence ATGGCAAAAATCGAATTCGGGTCCCAGGTGTACACCTGGTTCATGCAGGGCACCGGCTCCGCCTACGACAACAAGCTAGACCACATGATCAAGGTGGCCGCCGAGTCCGGTTTCACCAGCATCGAGCCCATGGTCCTGGAGCCCTTCCCCACCTACTGGCTGGGCGATTTCAAGGATCCTGCCAAGCTCAAGGACACCCTGGCCAAGCACAACATGAAGCTCGCGGGCCTTGCCCTGGTTTGCGGCTGGAACGGTGAAAAGGAAAACGACGCCGAGCGCGCCGCTGCCGACTACGCCATCGCCACCCTGAAGCATTTCCCCGGCGCCAAGCTGGGTACCGTGCCCCTCCCCAGCAACCGCAAGAACCTGCAGGAGCGCCGCATGAACCTGGCGAAAAACGTGAACGCCGTCAGCCGCCGCGCCGTGGATGCCGGTCTGGTGTGCTCCTTCCACCCGAACAGCCCCCCCTCCTCCGTGGTCCGCACCCAGGACGACTATGATGTAGTGCTCAACAGCATCGACCCCACCGTCACCGGCTGGACTCCGGACGTGGGCCACATCATTCGTGGCGGCATGGATGTCATCGAGACCATGACCAAGTGGGGCCATCTCGTGAACCACATCCATTATAAGGACTTCTCCGGGAACGGTCCTGAGCCGTGGGCCCAGATGGGTACCGGCAAGCTCGACTTCCACAAGATCACCGAGTGGCTCACCCTCCGCAATTACGAAGGCTGGATCGTCTGCGAAGATGAGTGCCACGACGCCATCGGCGACCCGGACGGCGTGACTCGCCAGAACGGCGAGTGGTGCAAGGAGAACCTCCTGCCGCTGGTGGGCTGA
- a CDS encoding fructosamine kinase family protein, with amino-acid sequence MDAALLHAIGKEIEHATGKSLGACQARPVGGGCIHEAYVLVALTPYFVKVNSVARTGLFDAEMDALKAINAAGVIRVPRPLVTGWHGDRSFLVLEYVAMGRSGASSWESFGARLASLHRHVSPDGSYGWHCANYIGATPQPNAASHDWITFWREQRLGFQLKLAAEQGVRFAGADRLLEQLPLFFEGYTPEASLLHGDLWGGNASFTDDDDSTPTPIIYDPASYYGDRECDLAFTELFGAFPAAFYEAYDDAWPRHANWPLRRDLYNLYHVLNHHHLFGGSYRSQAQEMIHALNRLV; translated from the coding sequence ATGGACGCCGCGTTGCTCCACGCCATCGGCAAGGAGATCGAACATGCCACGGGCAAATCCCTTGGTGCATGCCAGGCCCGGCCTGTAGGAGGTGGCTGCATTCATGAGGCGTATGTGCTGGTCGCGCTCACGCCTTACTTCGTGAAGGTGAACTCCGTGGCTCGTACCGGGCTGTTCGATGCCGAGATGGATGCCCTGAAGGCCATCAACGCTGCCGGAGTCATTCGCGTGCCACGCCCCCTTGTCACCGGCTGGCACGGGGATCGGAGCTTCCTGGTGCTCGAATACGTCGCCATGGGGCGAAGCGGTGCTTCCTCATGGGAGAGCTTCGGCGCCCGGCTTGCCTCCCTGCATCGCCATGTCTCACCGGATGGTTCTTACGGCTGGCATTGCGCGAACTACATCGGTGCCACGCCGCAGCCGAATGCCGCCAGCCATGACTGGATCACCTTCTGGCGCGAGCAGCGGCTGGGATTTCAGCTCAAGCTCGCCGCGGAACAGGGCGTGCGTTTTGCAGGCGCGGATCGTTTGCTGGAGCAGTTGCCGCTCTTCTTTGAAGGCTACACGCCGGAGGCTTCGCTGCTGCATGGCGATCTCTGGGGTGGCAATGCTTCCTTTACCGATGACGATGACAGCACGCCCACGCCCATCATCTACGATCCCGCCAGCTACTACGGCGACCGGGAATGTGACCTCGCCTTCACTGAACTCTTCGGCGCGTTCCCTGCGGCCTTCTACGAAGCCTACGATGATGCCTGGCCACGCCATGCAAACTGGCCCCTGCGACGTGACTTGTACAACCTCTACCACGTGCTCAACCACCACCACCTCTTCGGTGGAAGCTATCGCTCACAGGCACAGGAGATGATTCACGCGCTGAACCGGCTGGTGTGA
- a CDS encoding low molecular weight protein-tyrosine-phosphatase codes for MPPSPSPTRILFVCMGNICRSPAAEGVMQHMIDAAGLGKDVQVDSAGTIGMHAGNPADARMRKAASQRGYTLTHAARQLRPSDLDAFDLVLVMDEFNLADANQLVGGVPRKARVHLFCEYCTEHDHTEVPDPYYGGAEGFEEVLDLMEDGCTELVRRLQNGTLLAR; via the coding sequence ATGCCCCCTTCGCCCTCCCCCACCCGCATCCTTTTCGTCTGCATGGGAAACATCTGCCGCTCACCTGCGGCCGAGGGGGTGATGCAGCACATGATCGATGCCGCAGGCTTGGGTAAAGATGTGCAGGTGGACTCCGCGGGCACCATCGGCATGCATGCCGGCAACCCAGCGGACGCGCGCATGCGCAAGGCGGCATCGCAGCGAGGCTACACGCTCACTCACGCGGCCCGGCAGTTGCGTCCCTCGGATCTGGATGCTTTTGACCTGGTACTCGTGATGGATGAGTTCAACCTCGCCGATGCCAACCAGCTCGTGGGCGGTGTGCCCCGCAAGGCACGCGTGCATCTCTTCTGTGAGTACTGCACGGAACACGATCACACCGAGGTGCCGGATCCCTACTACGGAGGCGCGGAAGGATTCGAGGAGGTGCTGGATCTCATGGAGGACGGATGCACCGAGCTGGTGCGCCGCCTTCAGAATGGCACACTTCTGGCGCGCTGA
- a CDS encoding MerR family transcriptional regulator codes for MSAPSRELRHPIKVVCHRTGLTAHVIRVWERRYGLVCCQRTDSNRRLYSDEEIERLRLLKQLTGCGHRISQIACLCLEELYSLHKKELPERGEAPAPVPDLTHSTPDQCQARCMEAVKKLDCLTLTRLLEEACLRYGARTTLLRIVSPLVYEVGEAWRKGELRVSHEHLATNVVRDFLAIGARCYQPPPDAPELVVTTPSGQCHEVGALLASAVARDLGWRATYLGPSLAAEEIAACVQTRRARAVALSLVYPSDDPNVPAEITKLRQLLPPSVALLMGGRAAFGYHRAVRIPDVRLVDCLASLEGALEELVGKVEMATDPFTGLLVKN; via the coding sequence ATGTCCGCCCCCTCTCGTGAACTGCGCCATCCCATCAAGGTCGTGTGCCACCGCACCGGTCTTACAGCGCACGTGATTCGCGTCTGGGAGAGGCGCTATGGACTGGTCTGCTGCCAGCGTACCGACTCCAACCGCCGCCTTTATTCGGATGAGGAAATCGAGCGCCTCCGTCTCCTGAAACAGCTCACCGGCTGCGGTCATCGTATCAGCCAGATCGCCTGCCTCTGCCTTGAGGAATTGTACAGCCTGCACAAGAAGGAACTGCCCGAGCGAGGCGAGGCACCGGCGCCAGTTCCGGACCTCACGCACTCCACGCCTGACCAGTGTCAGGCGAGGTGCATGGAAGCAGTGAAGAAGCTCGATTGCCTCACGCTGACCCGTCTTCTGGAGGAAGCCTGTCTCCGCTATGGAGCGCGTACGACGCTCCTGCGCATTGTTTCGCCGCTGGTCTATGAAGTGGGAGAAGCCTGGCGCAAAGGAGAGCTTCGTGTGTCCCACGAGCATCTCGCCACGAATGTGGTGCGTGATTTCCTCGCCATCGGAGCAAGATGCTACCAGCCGCCCCCGGATGCTCCGGAACTCGTGGTGACGACACCCAGCGGCCAGTGCCATGAGGTGGGCGCTCTCCTCGCCTCGGCCGTGGCTCGCGATTTGGGGTGGCGGGCAACTTACCTCGGACCCTCGCTTGCAGCGGAAGAAATCGCCGCCTGCGTGCAAACCCGCCGTGCGCGTGCCGTGGCGCTCAGTCTCGTGTACCCCTCGGATGATCCGAACGTGCCAGCGGAAATCACGAAGCTGCGCCAGCTCCTGCCGCCTTCGGTCGCGCTCCTCATGGGAGGCCGCGCCGCCTTTGGCTATCATCGTGCGGTTCGCATTCCAGATGTGCGTCTTGTGGACTGCCTCGCCTCCCTTGAAGGCGCACTGGAAGAGCTGGTCGGTAAGGTGGAGATGGCCACGGATCCCTTTACTGGATTGCTGGTGAAGAATTAG
- a CDS encoding nucleoside recognition domain-containing protein — protein sequence MLNYVWSFLIVTGIIAAALFGRLEAMVTGVFDICIKVVMVIALPLAGTIMLWLGIMRVMEKGGLMNVVAKVLSPLLRLIFPEIPKDHPAMGAITMNIAANMLGLGNAATPMGLKAMTHLQELNPNKQSASNAMCMFLALNTAGFTLLPMTSLNYLNAGGVQNPQSIILPTILATICSTTAGILAALFFQRLPMFRPVPDDVAVSSAAPSGAEAEKPKTEESLPKPYKMTLLRSILVYTAAAAFVFGAVLEFMPEKRDAVLKFTGLQTLLTEADTVAKAAAARQKELKDQAPAKAADQAQKEEPVWRKQLLKLSTLTIPFILIAVVLWALARGIPVFEEMAEGAKEGFGVVLRIMPFLLVMFVAIVCFRDSGALMLLEYALRPVLSLIGMPVDLFPLAVMRPLSGSGSSGFLNEIIFNPASTDHMRYTAAILFGSTETTFYVLAVYFGSVSIRRTRHALAAGLCADIVGMTAAITLGWLLFARV from the coding sequence ATGTTGAATTACGTCTGGTCATTCCTCATCGTCACCGGAATCATCGCCGCGGCGCTTTTTGGAAGGTTGGAGGCCATGGTCACGGGTGTGTTCGACATCTGCATCAAGGTGGTCATGGTGATTGCCCTGCCGCTTGCTGGCACCATCATGCTCTGGCTGGGCATCATGCGGGTGATGGAGAAGGGCGGGTTGATGAATGTCGTGGCGAAGGTGCTCTCGCCGCTCCTGCGCCTGATTTTTCCCGAAATCCCCAAGGATCATCCCGCCATGGGCGCCATCACGATGAACATCGCGGCGAACATGCTCGGCCTGGGCAATGCCGCGACACCGATGGGTCTGAAGGCCATGACGCACCTGCAGGAGCTAAACCCCAACAAGCAGAGCGCCAGCAACGCCATGTGCATGTTTCTGGCCCTGAACACTGCGGGCTTCACTCTGCTGCCGATGACCTCGCTCAACTATCTCAACGCGGGTGGCGTGCAAAATCCCCAGTCCATCATCCTGCCGACCATTCTCGCGACGATATGCTCCACGACAGCCGGCATCCTGGCAGCCCTGTTTTTCCAACGCCTCCCCATGTTTCGCCCGGTTCCCGACGATGTGGCGGTTTCATCGGCTGCCCCTTCAGGTGCGGAAGCGGAAAAACCCAAGACAGAGGAGAGTCTCCCGAAGCCGTACAAGATGACGCTGTTGAGGTCCATACTGGTGTACACCGCGGCGGCGGCATTCGTCTTTGGGGCCGTCCTGGAGTTCATGCCTGAGAAGCGTGATGCAGTGCTGAAATTTACGGGGCTGCAGACACTGCTTACAGAAGCAGATACTGTTGCGAAGGCCGCGGCCGCTCGCCAGAAGGAACTCAAGGATCAGGCTCCTGCCAAGGCGGCAGATCAGGCGCAGAAGGAAGAGCCGGTGTGGCGGAAGCAATTGCTCAAGCTCTCCACCCTGACCATCCCGTTCATCCTCATTGCAGTGGTGCTCTGGGCACTTGCCCGGGGCATTCCGGTGTTCGAAGAAATGGCGGAAGGAGCAAAGGAGGGCTTCGGCGTGGTGCTCCGGATCATGCCGTTCTTGCTTGTCATGTTCGTCGCGATCGTGTGCTTCCGGGATTCAGGAGCGCTGATGCTATTGGAGTATGCTCTGCGACCTGTGCTCTCGCTCATTGGCATGCCAGTAGATTTGTTTCCCCTCGCGGTCATGCGCCCTCTGAGCGGCTCGGGTTCTTCCGGATTTCTCAATGAGATCATCTTCAACCCCGCATCCACCGATCACATGCGGTACACGGCGGCCATTTTGTTTGGTTCCACGGAAACCACCTTTTATGTGCTCGCCGTGTACTTCGGCAGCGTGAGCATCCGGCGCACCCGGCATGCGCTCGCGGCAGGACTCTGTGCGGATATCGTGGGCATGACCGCCGCGATCACGCTGGGATGGCTGCTGTTTGCACGTGTGTGA
- a CDS encoding MMPL family transporter translates to MDPDVLSTLPGDLPEVGALRTLRDGFAGGGDLVLSVEASEAEMARAATAALAAKFRKAPALCRAVQEGDAMENSETGGALLAWALQNGNPLKLEAVRKRLEMPEALPKHLEHVLEELASSPDPGTVQRWQYDPLGLLEGVDLGQMMAFQEAGLGASSADGTFRMLFLTPKEKLSGYREAEKWLKEVDQVVAAWRSSDAKFSDVVVRTTGEPVFMAEIGGGIERDLSGTLGLGTALIAALYWFMHRRWKPLFWILLLMGVSILFSLSLAGWTVGKLTVMSLGFASIVLGIVVDYGVLILQEARTHPDLDAPGVRRLAMPGILAGAATNSAVFFALLFISLPGLAELGLLVGMNVVTGALVMLTFMPHVAVRHRVLDGDRDATRAGKVTHRYALIGTVVMVVGVAAVLFGKGLPSFEGGAAVLRPMHSKAAENWDLVQQRLGKAGVSTVPLVLTFEDATKARDTAAEMEKSLAKLRQEGVIQEFALPSAFLPHEGYQRSNESGMGWFVKHQQMLEEAVLKEGFTEETLVLSRGVMTAWRKSLADAEAKPTARAAAAPAPEAQDLLRRFIGREGTGEGKLVALGFVQMAGQPGSPDPVKLAELNERLSSQPGVHLAAWESLGQALSKRVQQDITREMLPIIAILLIMLSLAYRNWRDLLLSVLILALGVAALMATMSLLGKSWNLASLAALPLLLGTGIDYGIHTLLAMKRDGNDVRRVRNTTGRAVFFCGATTVIGFMSLVVADNRGVASLGTACAAGTVWILLLVLWLLPHWRCWIFGDKPSEPRTKH, encoded by the coding sequence ATGGACCCGGATGTCCTCTCCACGCTGCCGGGGGATCTTCCGGAGGTCGGAGCCCTCAGGACACTGCGGGACGGCTTCGCCGGAGGGGGGGATCTGGTGCTCTCCGTCGAGGCTTCTGAAGCGGAAATGGCCAGGGCCGCCACGGCTGCCCTGGCGGCGAAATTTAGGAAGGCACCCGCCCTCTGCCGGGCCGTCCAGGAGGGGGACGCGATGGAAAACTCGGAGACCGGGGGGGCGCTGCTGGCCTGGGCGCTGCAAAATGGGAATCCGCTGAAGCTGGAAGCGGTGCGGAAGCGCCTGGAGATGCCCGAGGCGCTGCCGAAGCACCTGGAGCACGTTTTGGAGGAACTGGCCAGCTCCCCGGATCCCGGCACGGTGCAGCGCTGGCAGTATGACCCGCTCGGCCTGCTGGAGGGCGTGGACCTGGGCCAGATGATGGCGTTTCAGGAGGCGGGGCTGGGGGCCAGCTCGGCAGATGGGACCTTCCGCATGCTCTTTCTCACCCCCAAAGAAAAGCTTTCGGGCTACCGGGAGGCGGAGAAATGGCTGAAGGAGGTGGACCAAGTGGTGGCGGCATGGCGCAGTTCCGATGCCAAGTTTTCCGACGTCGTGGTGCGAACGACCGGTGAGCCCGTGTTCATGGCGGAAATCGGCGGCGGCATCGAGCGGGACCTGAGCGGGACGCTGGGGCTGGGCACGGCGCTGATTGCGGCGCTGTACTGGTTCATGCATCGCCGGTGGAAGCCCCTCTTCTGGATTCTGCTGCTCATGGGGGTGAGCATTCTCTTCTCCCTTTCGCTGGCGGGTTGGACGGTGGGCAAGCTCACGGTCATGAGCCTGGGCTTTGCCTCCATCGTGCTCGGGATTGTGGTGGACTATGGCGTGCTGATCCTGCAGGAGGCGCGGACGCATCCGGATCTCGACGCGCCAGGAGTGAGGCGTCTCGCCATGCCGGGCATCCTCGCGGGTGCAGCGACGAATTCGGCGGTGTTTTTCGCGCTGCTCTTCATCAGCCTGCCGGGACTGGCGGAGCTGGGGCTGCTGGTGGGCATGAACGTGGTGACTGGGGCACTGGTGATGCTGACCTTCATGCCGCATGTCGCCGTGCGACATCGCGTGCTGGATGGCGATCGTGATGCGACACGCGCTGGCAAGGTGACGCATCGTTATGCGCTCATCGGCACGGTGGTGATGGTGGTGGGTGTGGCGGCGGTGCTTTTCGGGAAGGGACTGCCATCTTTTGAAGGTGGCGCTGCGGTGTTGCGGCCAATGCACAGCAAGGCGGCGGAGAATTGGGATCTCGTGCAGCAGCGCCTCGGCAAGGCAGGCGTGTCCACGGTGCCGCTGGTGTTGACCTTCGAAGATGCGACCAAGGCGCGGGATACTGCGGCGGAGATGGAGAAGTCACTCGCGAAACTGCGGCAGGAGGGGGTGATTCAGGAATTCGCCCTGCCGTCCGCGTTTCTGCCGCATGAAGGATATCAGAGGTCAAACGAGTCCGGGATGGGATGGTTCGTGAAGCATCAGCAGATGCTGGAAGAGGCCGTGCTGAAGGAAGGTTTCACGGAGGAGACGCTGGTGCTGTCTCGCGGGGTGATGACGGCGTGGAGGAAATCGTTGGCCGATGCGGAGGCAAAACCAACGGCTCGTGCCGCTGCAGCACCCGCACCGGAGGCGCAGGATTTGTTGCGCCGGTTCATTGGCAGGGAAGGGACTGGTGAAGGCAAACTGGTGGCACTCGGCTTTGTGCAGATGGCCGGGCAGCCGGGAAGTCCGGACCCGGTGAAGCTTGCGGAGTTGAATGAACGATTGTCTTCGCAGCCGGGTGTGCACCTTGCGGCATGGGAATCGCTGGGACAGGCGCTGTCGAAACGAGTTCAGCAGGACATCACACGGGAGATGCTGCCCATCATCGCCATTCTGCTCATCATGCTCTCGCTCGCGTATCGGAACTGGCGTGACCTGCTGCTGTCCGTGTTGATTCTCGCGCTGGGCGTGGCGGCGCTCATGGCCACCATGTCGCTGCTGGGTAAATCATGGAACCTGGCCAGCCTCGCCGCGCTGCCCCTGCTGCTCGGCACCGGCATTGACTATGGCATTCACACGCTGCTCGCCATGAAGCGGGATGGGAATGACGTGCGTCGCGTCCGCAACACCACCGGACGTGCCGTCTTCTTCTGCGGAGCCACGACGGTGATTGGCTTCATGAGCCTTGTGGTGGCGGACAACCGCGGCGTGGCCAGTCTGGGAACCGCGTGTGCGGCGGGGACGGTGTGGATTCTGCTGCTGGTGCTGTGGCTGCTGCCGCACTGGCGGTGCTGGATTTTCGGGGACAAGCCAAGCGAGCCCCGCACGAAGCATTGA
- a CDS encoding HPP family protein, whose translation MRIFYSLLGVELSAVSQKEKVLSGLGGLVAICLLVWSTHHLLGVENAACVIASMGASAVLLFGVPHGQLSQPWPLAAGHGVSALLGVLSAQYLGHDWIAAGCAVGSAILAMHLLKCIHPPGGATALTAVLGGDAIHAMGFHFVLWPVLVNVAIMLAVAVVFNWPFPWRRYPAALSKRKHPNKAHPFGRENEHEDIVKALKELDSFVDVTEADLIALSLQIAREREARLLRQGRKNHSAHHGSKSATAG comes from the coding sequence ATGAGGATTTTCTATTCCCTGCTTGGCGTCGAGCTCAGTGCGGTTTCCCAGAAAGAAAAGGTGCTCTCAGGCCTTGGCGGCCTGGTGGCCATTTGTCTGCTGGTGTGGAGCACGCATCACCTGCTCGGCGTGGAAAACGCGGCCTGTGTAATTGCCTCCATGGGAGCGAGCGCGGTGCTGCTGTTCGGCGTTCCTCATGGTCAATTGTCCCAGCCCTGGCCGCTGGCGGCAGGCCACGGTGTTTCCGCCCTGCTGGGCGTTCTGAGTGCCCAGTACTTGGGCCATGATTGGATTGCCGCCGGTTGTGCCGTGGGCAGCGCCATCCTGGCCATGCATCTCTTGAAGTGCATCCACCCACCCGGCGGCGCCACCGCCCTGACCGCAGTCCTTGGTGGTGATGCCATCCATGCGATGGGCTTTCACTTCGTCCTGTGGCCCGTGCTGGTGAATGTGGCCATCATGCTGGCCGTCGCCGTGGTCTTCAATTGGCCCTTCCCTTGGCGTCGCTATCCCGCGGCCCTTTCCAAAAGGAAGCACCCCAACAAGGCTCACCCGTTCGGGCGCGAGAACGAGCACGAGGACATCGTCAAGGCCTTGAAGGAACTCGACTCTTTCGTGGACGTGACCGAGGCAGACCTGATTGCGCTATCGCTGCAGATTGCGCGCGAGCGTGAGGCGCGGCTCTTGAGGCAGGGACGGAAGAATCATTCGGCTCACCACGGCTCAAAATCCGCCACGGCTGGATGA
- a CDS encoding TIGR00730 family Rossman fold protein codes for MHRVCVYCGSSFGNDPAFTEAAVAVGRELAAQGLGLVYGGGSVGLMGTVADAVLEGGGQVIGVIPRKLVELEKEHRGLTKLIETDTMHERKRLMMEHADGFLVLPGGYGTLEELFEVIAWLQLGFHHKPVGLLNVDGFYDLMLAQLDHMTAKGLLKPMHRAMLLVATDAKELLSAMQAFEPVDSGKWL; via the coding sequence ATGCACCGCGTGTGTGTTTATTGTGGTTCAAGCTTTGGGAATGATCCCGCCTTCACCGAGGCCGCGGTCGCGGTCGGTCGCGAACTGGCGGCGCAGGGTTTGGGCCTGGTGTATGGCGGCGGCAGCGTGGGGCTCATGGGCACCGTGGCGGATGCCGTGCTAGAAGGCGGCGGACAGGTCATCGGCGTCATCCCCCGGAAACTCGTCGAACTGGAAAAGGAACACCGCGGTCTGACCAAGCTCATTGAAACGGACACCATGCATGAGCGGAAGCGGCTCATGATGGAGCACGCCGACGGCTTCCTGGTGCTGCCCGGCGGCTATGGCACCCTGGAGGAACTTTTCGAGGTCATCGCCTGGCTCCAGCTCGGCTTCCATCACAAACCGGTTGGCCTGCTGAATGTGGACGGTTTTTACGACCTCATGCTCGCCCAACTCGACCACATGACCGCCAAGGGCCTGCTTAAGCCCATGCACCGCGCCATGCTGCTGGTGGCGACGGACGCGAAGGAACTCCTGTCCGCGATGCAGGCCTTTGAGCCGGTGGATTCGGGGAAGTGGCTGTGA